One stretch of Aquimarina sp. Aq107 DNA includes these proteins:
- a CDS encoding class I SAM-dependent methyltransferase, which produces MQIHETAFIVSTYRSYHENISKDIYAKLWNNPKTEALIPSITNAISKEESILHSIRNRYFYERLKSFFNQNNGGTLINFGAGFSMYQFLLNDHVSTIEIDKADIIEYKKSKIDLWTQEGKLPKRDVQYLSLDFNLDSEEKMINSLKKMIAKAPTFIVLEGVLFFLNKTITQKLFTVFKGLQKQGDHIGSVSYIPEIEKLEVYKRLLNYFDSHNDTNDAFAHQTIPNSYYENVDGYVLKEHIDEFQLSKQYDPESQLASANDILNEHMYLLERTD; this is translated from the coding sequence ATGCAAATCCACGAAACCGCCTTTATAGTATCTACATATCGCTCTTATCACGAGAATATTAGCAAAGATATTTATGCAAAATTATGGAACAACCCAAAAACAGAAGCTCTTATACCATCAATTACTAATGCGATATCTAAAGAAGAATCTATCTTACACAGTATCAGGAATAGATATTTTTATGAGAGATTGAAATCGTTTTTTAACCAAAACAATGGAGGAACATTGATCAATTTCGGAGCAGGTTTTAGTATGTATCAATTCTTACTGAATGATCATGTATCAACCATTGAAATCGACAAAGCGGATATTATTGAATACAAAAAGAGCAAAATAGATTTATGGACTCAAGAAGGTAAATTACCAAAACGTGATGTTCAATATCTAAGTCTTGATTTTAATCTGGATTCTGAAGAAAAGATGATTAATTCATTAAAAAAAATGATTGCAAAAGCACCTACTTTTATAGTACTCGAAGGTGTATTATTTTTTCTGAATAAAACTATTACACAAAAACTCTTTACCGTATTTAAAGGATTACAAAAACAAGGTGACCATATAGGGAGTGTATCATATATTCCTGAAATTGAAAAACTAGAGGTCTATAAAAGGTTATTGAATTATTTTGATTCTCATAATGATACAAATGATGCATTTGCTCATCAGACTATTCCAAATTCATATTATGAAAATGTCGATGGATATGTCTTAAAGGAGCATATTGATGAGTTTCAATTATCCAAACAGTATGATCCAGAATCTCAATTAGCTAGCGCAAATGATATACTCAATGAACATATGTATCTTTTAGAAAGAACGGATTAA
- a CDS encoding DUF1501 domain-containing protein codes for MDRRDFLRQSVFASGIALVPSFLKGMEFLTPEQLSGYKNLIIIQLSGGNDGLNSVIPINNDIYYRLRPTISKKATETLKMTDDLAFNNNLKELKELYDLGEVSIINNVGYPNPNRSHFRSTDIWQTASDTNQYLSSGWVGRYLDANCQHPYQAIEVDSSLSLAMKGKDLNGIAVSDPNQLHRTTREPFFYNLAKNTNEEMLDEDNQGYLYKTMLETHSSAAYIYNTSKIYKTNIEYPQSTFGRNLKTIADFIVSGLKTRVYYSSLGGFDSHVNQVNSQDRLLNVYSKAIGALVKDLKKNDRFKDTLILTFSEFGRRVKQNGSHGTDHGAANNVIAIGGSLKKVGIYNELSNLSNLDTNGDIKYTIDFRSIYATILNNWLEVDDQQILSNHFNKLTFI; via the coding sequence ATGGACAGAAGAGATTTTTTAAGACAATCAGTTTTTGCATCAGGAATAGCATTAGTTCCTTCATTCCTGAAAGGGATGGAATTTTTAACACCAGAACAATTATCTGGATATAAAAACTTAATCATTATTCAACTATCGGGCGGTAATGATGGTCTAAATAGTGTTATTCCTATTAATAATGATATTTATTATCGTTTAAGACCTACCATTTCTAAAAAAGCTACAGAGACTTTAAAAATGACTGATGATTTGGCGTTTAACAATAACCTGAAAGAGTTAAAAGAATTATATGATCTGGGAGAAGTGTCTATAATTAATAATGTAGGATACCCTAACCCTAATAGATCTCATTTCAGAAGTACGGACATCTGGCAAACAGCTAGTGATACTAACCAGTATTTATCTTCTGGTTGGGTAGGCAGATATCTCGATGCTAATTGCCAGCATCCGTATCAAGCAATAGAAGTAGATAGTTCACTATCACTTGCTATGAAAGGAAAAGATTTAAATGGTATTGCTGTTTCTGACCCTAACCAATTACATCGAACAACAAGAGAGCCTTTTTTTTATAATCTAGCGAAGAATACTAATGAAGAAATGCTAGATGAGGATAATCAAGGGTATCTATACAAAACAATGCTAGAGACTCATTCATCCGCCGCATACATTTACAATACTTCCAAAATCTATAAAACCAATATAGAATATCCTCAATCAACATTTGGGAGAAACCTAAAAACGATTGCTGATTTTATAGTATCTGGATTAAAAACACGGGTTTATTATAGTTCTCTAGGTGGTTTTGATAGCCATGTAAACCAAGTAAATAGTCAAGACCGTTTACTTAATGTATATTCTAAAGCAATTGGAGCTTTAGTAAAAGATCTTAAAAAGAATGATCGATTTAAAGATACGCTAATATTAACATTTTCAGAATTTGGTAGAAGAGTAAAACAAAATGGAAGTCATGGAACCGATCATGGAGCTGCCAATAATGTAATAGCTATAGGAGGTTCATTAAAAAAAGTAGGTATCTATAATGAATTATCTAATTTATCAAATCTTGATACTAATGGAGATATCAAGTATACGATAGATTTTAGAAGTATTTATGCCACAATTTTAAATAATTGGTTAGAAGTAGATGATCAACAAATTCTGAGTAATCATTTTAATAAACTTACTTTTATATAA
- a CDS encoding DUF1800 family protein, translated as MNTSLTDKQIQHLYWRIGFGIDSSELKNVRKFSKNKIVNHLFSESRQSTNLSLDFGALLKNSRDLSREERKELRKLRNKKLLELNVLWLKQLVETKQVLREKMTLFFHNHFAVRLKTPRAALHLNNIIRKHALENFGEMLMEVSKSPAMLLFLNNRQNRKNNPNENFAREVMELFTLGQDNGYTEIDIKEAARAFTGWNFNKSGAFVFRQKHHDFGPKTFLGKTGDFKGEDVIKILLEQKQTAKYLVEKLYRYFVNEKIEPTHIKELTNIFYNSNYDLENLMRAIFLSDWFYETQNIGVKIKSPVELLVGLSKPFRIAYKDPKVLLYLQRKLNQTLFLPPNVAGWPGGKSWIDSSTLMLRLKLASVTLNDGVIEWNNNDDGTTAMMREKFYNKVKSKMQRKVKATPNWQLFLASLEKENKEELIDFIIQPELSNGAKMVVNKLDSKDTKNFIVELMSLPEYQLC; from the coding sequence ATGAATACTTCTTTAACAGATAAACAAATACAACATCTCTATTGGCGTATTGGTTTTGGAATCGATTCTTCAGAATTAAAAAATGTTAGAAAATTTTCTAAAAACAAAATAGTAAATCATCTGTTTTCAGAAAGCAGACAAAGCACTAATCTATCCCTTGATTTTGGAGCTTTATTAAAAAATTCGCGAGATTTATCTAGAGAAGAACGAAAAGAGTTACGAAAACTTCGCAATAAAAAATTGTTAGAACTTAATGTTCTTTGGTTAAAACAATTAGTAGAAACCAAACAAGTCTTAAGAGAAAAGATGACATTGTTTTTCCATAATCATTTTGCTGTTAGATTAAAAACACCAAGAGCAGCATTGCATTTAAACAATATAATAAGAAAGCATGCATTAGAAAATTTTGGAGAGATGTTGATGGAAGTCTCTAAGTCTCCTGCCATGTTATTATTTCTAAACAATAGGCAAAATCGAAAAAATAATCCCAATGAGAATTTTGCCAGAGAAGTTATGGAGCTTTTCACACTCGGACAAGATAATGGATACACAGAAATAGATATAAAAGAAGCCGCAAGGGCTTTTACTGGATGGAATTTTAATAAAAGTGGAGCGTTTGTGTTTAGACAAAAACATCATGATTTTGGACCTAAAACTTTTCTAGGAAAAACTGGTGATTTTAAAGGGGAAGATGTTATCAAAATTCTTTTAGAACAAAAACAGACAGCGAAATACCTAGTCGAAAAGCTATATCGATACTTTGTTAATGAAAAAATAGAACCAACTCATATAAAAGAACTAACAAATATCTTTTACAACTCCAATTATGATCTAGAAAATCTAATGAGAGCCATATTCTTAAGTGATTGGTTTTATGAAACTCAAAACATAGGAGTAAAAATAAAATCACCTGTAGAGCTACTTGTCGGACTAAGTAAACCGTTTAGGATAGCTTATAAGGATCCAAAAGTACTATTATACCTTCAACGTAAACTAAATCAAACTTTATTTTTACCACCTAATGTCGCTGGATGGCCTGGTGGAAAATCTTGGATAGACAGCTCTACCCTAATGTTACGTTTAAAACTGGCATCCGTAACCCTAAACGATGGAGTTATTGAGTGGAATAACAATGATGATGGAACTACAGCAATGATGCGAGAAAAATTCTATAATAAAGTTAAATCAAAAATGCAAAGAAAAGTTAAAGCTACCCCTAATTGGCAGCTCTTTCTTGCTTCATTAGAAAAAGAAAATAAAGAAGAATTAATTGATTTTATAATACAGCCAGAATTATCAAATGGTGCAAAAATGGTTGTAAACAAACTAGATTCTAAAGACACTAAAAATTTTATAGTTGAATTAATGAGTTTACCAGAATATCAACTTTGCTAA
- a CDS encoding SulP family inorganic anion transporter, producing the protein MTEFVRKRVANAKNDILSGLTVALALVPEAVAFAFVAGVDPLVGLYAAFMIGLITSIFGGRPGMISGATGALAVVMVSLVAEGNAMGAEGEQLGLYYLFATVILMGIIQMLAGVFKLGKFVRLIPHPVMMGFVNGLAIVIFLSQLGMFKEYVQGEKAWMQGSGLFLMLGLVALTMLIMWGLPKIKAAAKFPEALIAILIVSAIVILGKLDVATVGSFIKDGGGEGLKGGLPQFQFDIFNKVPMTWETFKFIGPYALILAAIGLIESLMTLNLIDELTETRGNSNRECLAQGGANIVTGLFGGMGGCAMIGQSIINIKGGGRTRLSGIVAAVTLLMFILFASGLIEQVPIAALVGVMFMVVIGTFAWSSFRILNKIPLTDAIVLISVSSLTVFFDLAVAVIAGVIMSALAFAWENAKKIRARKHIKEDGTKVYEIWGPLFFGSIQAFNSKFDVANDPENVEIDFIESRVSDHSALEAIFNLVGKYEEAGKTVRVKHLSEECQALMIKASPRLANVIEHDIDDPRYHVMAKVMK; encoded by the coding sequence ATGACTGAGTTTGTAAGAAAAAGAGTAGCAAATGCCAAAAATGATATTCTATCTGGTTTAACAGTGGCATTAGCCTTAGTTCCTGAAGCTGTTGCCTTTGCGTTTGTGGCTGGGGTAGATCCTTTAGTAGGGTTGTATGCGGCATTTATGATTGGGTTAATTACTTCTATTTTTGGAGGGCGTCCCGGAATGATTTCTGGTGCTACTGGAGCACTTGCTGTAGTTATGGTTAGCCTTGTGGCAGAAGGAAATGCAATGGGAGCAGAGGGCGAACAATTAGGATTGTATTATCTTTTTGCTACAGTTATCTTAATGGGTATTATCCAAATGCTAGCTGGTGTTTTTAAACTTGGTAAGTTTGTACGTTTAATACCGCATCCGGTGATGATGGGATTTGTTAATGGATTAGCAATTGTAATTTTTCTTTCTCAGTTAGGGATGTTTAAGGAGTATGTGCAAGGAGAAAAAGCTTGGATGCAAGGATCAGGATTGTTTTTAATGCTAGGATTAGTTGCTTTAACAATGTTAATTATGTGGGGACTTCCTAAAATAAAAGCTGCTGCTAAATTTCCTGAAGCTTTAATAGCTATTTTGATAGTTTCGGCTATTGTAATCTTGGGTAAATTGGATGTTGCTACAGTGGGTAGTTTTATTAAAGATGGAGGAGGAGAAGGTCTAAAAGGAGGATTGCCACAATTTCAGTTTGATATTTTTAATAAGGTTCCGATGACCTGGGAAACATTTAAGTTTATAGGACCATATGCATTGATTTTGGCTGCGATTGGGTTGATAGAATCACTAATGACACTTAATCTTATTGATGAACTTACAGAAACTAGAGGAAATTCTAACAGAGAATGTCTTGCGCAAGGTGGTGCAAATATAGTTACAGGTCTTTTTGGAGGAATGGGTGGTTGTGCTATGATTGGGCAATCAATTATCAATATAAAAGGTGGTGGACGTACACGTTTATCAGGTATTGTTGCGGCCGTAACGCTCTTAATGTTTATACTGTTTGCATCTGGATTAATTGAGCAAGTTCCTATTGCGGCGCTTGTAGGTGTAATGTTTATGGTCGTGATTGGTACATTTGCTTGGTCTAGTTTTAGAATACTAAATAAAATTCCTTTAACAGATGCAATTGTATTGATCTCAGTTTCTTCATTGACTGTGTTTTTTGATTTAGCAGTTGCCGTTATTGCAGGAGTAATTATGTCTGCATTGGCATTTGCTTGGGAAAATGCGAAAAAAATTAGAGCAAGAAAGCACATTAAAGAAGATGGGACTAAAGTTTATGAAATATGGGGGCCATTATTCTTTGGAAGTATTCAGGCTTTTAATTCTAAGTTTGATGTGGCAAATGATCCAGAAAATGTAGAAATTGATTTTATCGAATCTAGAGTTAGTGATCATTCAGCATTAGAGGCTATTTTTAACTTAGTAGGTAAGTATGAAGAAGCAGGTAAAACAGTGCGTGTAAAACATTTGAGTGAAGAGTGTCAGGCTTTGATGATTAAAGCTTCTCCAAGATTAGCAAATGTTATAGAACATGATATTGATGATCCAAGATATCATGTGATGGCAAAGGTGATGAAATAA
- a CDS encoding VOC family protein: MKKRKIGTVSIVVREYDEAIRFYTEKLGFQLIEDIQLDNKRWVTIAPENNSEPSILLAKGTTAEQKKAIGNQTGGRVFLFLHTDNFWRDYNTMKSKEVIFLEKPREEIYGTVVVFEDLYGNKWDLIEPKK, encoded by the coding sequence ATGAAAAAAAGAAAAATTGGAACCGTTAGTATTGTAGTCAGAGAGTATGATGAAGCAATCCGATTTTATACCGAAAAACTAGGTTTTCAATTAATTGAAGATATCCAACTTGATAATAAACGTTGGGTAACCATAGCTCCAGAAAACAACTCGGAACCTTCTATTTTACTGGCAAAAGGAACCACTGCAGAACAGAAAAAAGCAATTGGAAATCAAACCGGTGGGAGGGTTTTTCTTTTCCTTCATACTGATAACTTTTGGAGAGATTACAATACAATGAAATCGAAAGAAGTTATTTTCCTAGAAAAACCCAGAGAAGAAATATACGGAACTGTGGTAGTTTTTGAAGATTTATATGGAAACAAGTGGGACCTTATAGAACCCAAAAAGTAA